The proteins below come from a single Aegilops tauschii subsp. strangulata cultivar AL8/78 chromosome 6, Aet v6.0, whole genome shotgun sequence genomic window:
- the LOC120966072 gene encoding serine/threonine-protein phosphatase 7 long form homolog: MAPTLEDVSLLLGLPLAGHAVGPLDAPAGWERALTERFHGVFPDAPDPVWEHHGPKYEWLLNFRIQNFRAPLTAEQITRSLEAYLLWLFGKVMFTENHVTTISALYIPMALEIASAQTADQIRQRSWGSAVLAATYRGMCNGCQLTSRKPALLGCPLFLQLWSWERFSIGRPDVRVHEPIDAMFDVEGIDMPTFGLCWTRRKRRFASDQTRKAYTALNEQFDAYTGVIWQPYTAAAIQERYPAGMSVLCTRDRDYWMTKSKIIFDVFVEEMAQQRVMRQFGLLQLELPPPIENPVPSHIHRY, encoded by the exons ATGGCTCCTACTCTGGAGGATGTGTCACTTTTGCTGGGACTACCGTTGGCAGGTCATGCCGTAGGACCGTTGGACGCACCGGCTGGTTGGGAGCGAGCTCTCACAGAACGTTTTCACGGTGTTTTTCCGGATGCTCCCGATCCGGTATGggagcatcacggacctaagtATGAGTGGTTGCTAAATTTCCGG ATCCAGAACTTCCGGGCGCCCTTGACTGCGGAACAGATCACTCGGAGCCTCGAGGCCTACTTACTGTGGCTTTTCGGCAAGGTGATGTTCACGGAGAACCATGTCACCACTATCAGCGCCCTCTACATCCCTATGGCACTCGAGATAGCGAGCGCTCAGACGGCGGATCAGATCAGACagaggagttggggttcggcggtgttagcggctacataccgaGGTATGTGCAACGGTTGCCAGCTTACATCGAGAAAGCCAGCCCTTCTTGGATGCCCTCTATTCCTACAGCTGTGGTCGTGGGAGAGGTTCTCTATAGGGCGACCAGATGTACGGGTTCATGAGCCTATAGACGCCATGTTTGATGTTGAGGGCATCGACATGCCTACTTTCGGTCTGTGTTGGACTCGTCGCAAG AGACGCTTTGCTAGTGATCAGACCAGGAAGGCGTACACAGCATTGAACGAGCAGTTCGATGCGTACACCGGGGTAATCTGGCAGCCCTACACGGCAGCAGCCATACAAGAGAGATACCCTGCTGGTATGTCTGTGCTATGCACAAGGGACCGAGATTACTGGATGACAAAATCGAAGATCATCTTCGATGTCTTCGTCGAGGAGATGGCACAACAGAGGGTTATGAGGCAATTTGGTCTTCTGCAGTTGGAGCTACCTCCCCCTATAGAGAACCCGGTGCCATCACACATCCACAGGTATTAA